The following DNA comes from Pomacea canaliculata isolate SZHN2017 linkage group LG10, ASM307304v1, whole genome shotgun sequence.
CTCGTAAGTTTTAATGATCGAAGGAACACAGCACCATAGCTGTAAggagatataaaatatttagtttgcGTAGACACATTTGACTTTTGAATTCATTTTGTTGCAAAACCGTTTCTTCTCTGTGATTCTCCGATACGTGTGGATAATGTGGAAGACAGAATAAAAACTACAGCAAAGTTAGTGACAGcgtttataaataaacaattctttCACAGGACAGATGGATGCTTTAggataagaataataaaaaaaaaaacacaagccaACGAAGTACTTCAGCCGGCAAAAGTTAtggaatgaaaacaataacatagactatatttttgtcatcatcaatgACATCGTTTCTCTGTTATCAGCTGTCAAGCAACAACAATATTCAGTTAATGGCAGGGTATGAACTTTTCTAGTAAACATTATGTTTATACTCGTCTAACATTTGCGCAGGCACGCACGAACACTCACACATCACATACAAGCAGACATTGAATGATTGGTAGTTTTAATTGTTGCCTTTTATCTTCTCTTCTCTACCTACATAATTGTATATCTGCTCAATAATGTCACAAAAACATTGTCATCTGTACTATGTCTGAAAGTGTGACGAAGCTTTAACTTCTTGGAAACTCTACCAAGCACTCTAGTATATAGTATACACATCACCACAACACGTAACTGTAATAACAGCCAAAGCAACTGCGGGGAAAGCACAGCATTTGTATAGTAATGACTCTTTTTACTCAGCTCTAATCTTCTAAATACCACCACTCAACACTTTTAAGGTGTCTCACGCCAAaaagtttgtcatttatttacatgaGGAAACACTCGTCTTTGGCAGACTTGAGTTTGTAAATAACTGTTAAGCCATGATGGATTGAGAGCTGCGCAAAcaagtacattttttaaaacctcgCCATTATATTCatataacaaatttttttcttaggtgcaaacaagtacaaacataataaatatacaaaaattctATGAAGTAGAAATGCAACTCGCCTTGTATGTACATATCAAAGCTGACATATACACCTGTAACTGCCGTACACTGAGGGGCGCCGGAAGATGATTATTTTAGATTGAAAGCAACTGAAATCTGTCTCTACCCTCCCCCTCTTCTCTTATACATGCCTAGCCTTCTAACCCTCATGTAACCATTATATCGTTTCTCAAACCTCATCTTGGCATCTTTACCTGAACAAACACATATTCcattttgtaaacataattttagCATGCATAGGACAGGAGAGCAAGCAACCATTACAAAAATATCCAgaggttgttggtttttttaaggatgtttagaaaaaatgtttacatgggTGAATCAACAATGTTAACCGTCGGTGTGCGAAACAAACCAGAGAAGCACCGGCCAGTAAACGATCTTCATGCCTGACGTACTCTCCAGTCAAAGACACGTGCTGTTGGCCATCCTGTCAGTGTCTCGGCATAGGACGAGCGGACAGGGTAGAGCTGCTGTAGCCATGGTTCTGttttacagtaataataatgaacctacatcatcatcatcaatttatACATTCTTTCGTTTGTTCATTTATCCATTCATCCATTTATCCTTCAGTGATATCATGGTTCAGGGTAAATAGGAGACGTGAACAGCGCATGGACTCCGTTAAACAGTTCAAGAAGCTGTTAAGCTGCTTGCAAATACTAAAGTCAATCAAACAGATGCTTTTTCAGCTGatgtgatgtaaaaataatgtctaataatatttagaaaataacagCCAGTTTGGATTTAAGTTAGGGGTGCCCAATCTAcggcccgctcattttaaccagacacaacaccatttcatttttaatttcaaaattcttGCAAAACCTAGAAAAGGATgggcatttttttcaaactgaggagaaagaaaaattttaaaaaaaacttcctttcGTCCGGCCCACCATATAGTAGCTTACTCTCAATACTTTATACACAAACAGTTGCCTGTATTACTTACAAGTGTCCCGCCCACTTGATAGGCAGCATAGTACTTCTTCTTGGCATCTTGCGAACGAGGCAGAGGGAGGGTCTCGGCGTGCACGTAGTCATCCATCATCTAGTTGACATCAGACAGAGCTTGCAGCTTACAACAGGACTAGCCATCATAATTATTCTCTCAGAGATTTGAACTCAAAGTAGGAAGTGAAGTTTACAGACAAACCAATGAAACGATTTGAAGGTTTAGaaacttttgtgtttttcaGATTTGGGCTGCGGGGAAGAGAGACTTTAATCCCAGAAAAATTAAAGGTACTAGAGGATGGCTCACATTTTAGCTTATTTACAGAGGATATTGGCAGGAGCCTCACTAGTTGGTCATTCGTGTTCAATCTCTTGATGAACATTAGGGATGATAAAACGTTTGTCAAGCTATGAGCAGTTGAGCTGTCCTTCAGGCTTTAAGCTCTTGGCTCCTGGCTATTTACATATTCATCCACATTATGCACCTGGTACCCTGGCTACTTACATATTCATCGACATATCTGACGGGTTCGGACACGTAGCTCCAGCGACGCATGTCACGTGGGGGCATCTCGTAGGGTCGCGGTCCCTCCATCCACACTCGGGGCAGCTTGACCACACTGGTGTCTAGACTGCCCACACCCACAGTGCTGCTGCGGCTAGACTTCCTGCACAAAGCGCACCTGTTGGTACAAGAGAGGGAAGAGAACTCTACTTCCACATCTCAGCATGCTATTAATCTCTTGTTtccgtgagtgagtgagcgcgTGCATAGCAGGTGATGTAACAAGCACTCACATACAGTCTTTACCTGTCTTTGCTGCACGAAGTACAAAAGCAGAATACGCAGAGAATCACCGTTAGTATAATGAGACAACCAATGACGCTGCAGCAGATGATCAGAAcgtctgaaaacaaaacaagtccCATGATCAGAAggtataaaaacataaaatatcgCAGGATTAGAATGTCTGAAAgcacgtcacgtgatcagcaGGTctgaaaacaacatcaacaacaaaaatagcatGACACGTGATCAGCACATATATCTATCTCTAGTCCTGGTGATGGTGAACATCATCTTGAAGCAAATTGTTTCTGCTGTAAAATAACTCACCTTTCCCATTCACTCCGCAGGTGCTGCCTAAATACCAGTCTGGACATCTGCAAACGACACTACAAACGACATTGCAAAAAGACATATCTATACAGATGCCCAAGCACGTCTTAGTGCTATGCAACCACAACAGCGAAAGTCCACTTCGGGGGTAGCTACCACGACGTTCACACAGCCAACACAATGGACATACTCGTGTCAGTGTCTAACACTATGTCCTTACAGTGAGCACTAGGCTTACAGCTTACACTCCCAACCTACACATGGCGGCCTCTAAGCTTTAACATGGACAatccacattttttttgttgcaagaTACCCCTACCTGCATTTTGTGCTTCCTGTTCCGTCTCTTTGACACGTGCCGTTGTTTTCGCAGCCACAGGATTCTAGAACCCCAAAAaggataaatttttttaaatccctatAGTactcgttttcttttctttttttttttctttctttttttttttttattggatgAACTGATCGATTTACTTGTTACgtgaataaaacttaaaaactcCTGCACTTACATTTCACGTAAATGAAAACTGACTGGTTGTATTATGGTATCCTTATgcattcacataaaatatttgctttactGATAGACAACTGGTTAACAGGCTGATTGGCTAAAACATATATTGATCTGTCGACcaatttattaatattgtcTACAATATATAACATTGTCATTTACTAAATCTGCTTTATCCCAAAGTGCtgtatctttccttttttgcaaGAAACGTAACCAGCTTAGGATAGAGTTAGCATCCCTTTGAACATAGACAGATATCCCAGAATAGTCACAAGGACCAACCAATGCAGGTCTCTCCTGGTGTGATGCTGACCGCAGGCGACACATCATCAAACCCCGCGCGGCACGCGCACTGGAAGGACGCCAGACTGTGAAAGCAGTCAGCATTGGCGGCACAGTAGTTGTGATTCTTGTCCACACAATGGCTGAACTCtgggatgaaaacaaaaagacagaagataAGATAAACTATCTGTACACGTGCAGTTTACAGTGAAGAACATTCCAATTGTGCGAGTGTAgtgctttctctctcatctGTGGACACACCACGGAACTCATTTCAGTGCCATCACGCAATGCCATGCTTGGTCCCTGTACTCGATTACTTCTCATTTACAGTTGGATATATGTGCATACTTATAATATGCAATGTCCAGgagccatagttatgaagcgagggtaaggcGTTGCCTGGAAGTGTCTTGTTTCCCAAGTCTCCGGGGTAAAACAACAcctgcggggtctggacatcgctttataacttcggaaataATTGTCCTCGCTTCATAGCTACGGCCCCTGGATGAAACACTTCAGCCACCctgtactttaaaaaactaTATGTCTGTTGCAGAAAATGTGTTTCTATACGCATTAATTACAACGAAATTTATTTACAGGATGAGTGTTTCGATATGCACGACTTCGACAAAATTAACAAAGGTTTGAGCTAGATGAGACCACCCGTATTATATCAACCTATCTTTGACAACTTTTTATTTAAGTCGCTGGTAGACATAACTCAGAGGTTTCTGACCCATGATTGGCTGAAGGAAGGTGGCCATGGTGCCGTTGTTGCCGAGCACTAGACTGGTGTCGGTGATCTTGATGAGGGAATCAGTCGTGTCGACGTAGGCTGCGTCCACAATGCCTTTGTTGTAGGCGGCCATCAAGTCTTCTCGTTTAGGGTTGAACGCTGAGGTGACAGCTAGCTCCCACTTCACTGTCACCCGCTTCGTGTTCAGGTTACGGGAAATAGAAGTCACGTATACATCCAGAACACCCCTTGTTCCTTGCGATATAAGTGCTTTCATAACCTGAAAGTAAACTCATGAATGAAAGGCAATTTCTTCACAACTTATCTTTCAAGCAtattcacccacccacacctcaCTTATCCCAAGCATGTATTTATTACTTGACTAGTTGCCGCGTACTGCTGGTCACGAAACTTTCTGAGCATATAGTGTATCTGAGCATAATCAAATAATATTACCTTTTTAATgacaatattataaaaaaatcttgactGGCCTTTTCGCCTAATCATTGATTCTTCCAGTACTAAGACGTGTGCTTACCACTTGACGAACAGCGTTGGCCAAATTCTTGAAATCTTGCCCATTTTTGTCCAAGAGTTTCTCAGAGAACCTGTCAACAAAGCTGATCTCTCCTTGGAAAAATTGTGCCgctgaaagcaaataaataagttttaatttacatatatattgtcTGCTTTGTAATGGCTTTCTTCGTGCTCCTCTTCTGTGGGTTagacttgttgttgttgttgttgttgttgttgttgttgttgttgttgttgttgttgttacaaaaGTTACAAATTGGTCTAAATTACACATCTACATTAAAGATGGTTCTTCTCTTTACAAGTAAAGCTTGGCTGGACAAGAACACTGATGGATAGAGCAGAACTTACCAACGCAATTTCCTGTGTCCGGTTGCCTCAGATAGCCGTTCAAACACCCGCAGTATCCAGGTTCTAGGCACCTCTCGAAGCCAGACACCTGGCAGCCGCTGTTGGAAATGACGTCACAGGGAACTGGCGCCGCCTGCAGGACTGGCGACACGCTGTTGGCACCGCTGCGCGCGTCTGGCATGACGTCATTGGCCTGCAGGGCGTCCTGACGAAGGGCGAAGCTTGTCACAACCTCCACGTCCTCGCGCGTGGCAGATTCAAAGAGAACATCTTCAGGGACGTCGAAGGGGCTCTTTGTTCTCTCGAGGTCATCGCGCAGGGTCACCTGGCCGGCCGTTCCTGAAAGTAAGCATGCCGCTGTCAAAGATGAGCGGCTGGTGTTCGTGTCAACACATCCTCGACAACACTCGTGATTGTGGTTGCATCAAACGAGCTGTGATCTCTGGAGAAAACATGCCGAAGCATCCAAACTCCTTACCTGGACTAATCTCACCTGTCTTGAGTGACGTAAATGTGGATTTATCTTATTCGCAGGAGAAATCAATTTTCATCTTTGTGAAAAATCGGAGTCGTATGGTTATGTCACGTAGGATTGTCAACATACCTAATTCCCATAATCTAAGCAAATAATGTCCTCCTTTATGCGGGATACAGCCTTCAAACATTGACACGAGAGTCATGTCGCCAAGGCAGGTAAAGCAAACGGTTGAGCTGCGAGTGCAAGTGCAAGTGCCATGTAGTTAGGTGCACTCAGCTTATGTATCATCTGAGAGCACACCTCTTTGTGGACACAAGGGAAAGTTGTGATTCTTGAAGGTTTGCGTGTCTCCAAAACGGAAGGGCGCCGTTTGCTTTCACTTTGGGAACTGGTATCGTGTAAGGAATGAACCACAtgatcatttttaaaaaaagcccaTTACTGTCAGCAAGTTTAACATAAGCAATATTCTTTGTCGCGTTGTAGAGAGTCATTGCCATGTTCAAGTCAGCTATTAATACATGTACTTTACAATCATACTTCCTGTCTTAACAATTCTTTTTATATAAGGGTTTGTCATTATAAAGACAGACTTGTGGGTCCGCAATTACCTTCCCTAATGGCGGGGATCTCTGGAATAGAACGAAAGGATGTTGatgttaataaaacaaaaacaaaattactgaagTCATCGattgattaaataaaaagaccGTGTGCAGAAATATTGCCCCGAAAATGGACGTAGCTTGTCTCTGCTCCATTTCCGCTTTAGGAAATCCTCACATGGTCGCCATATGAAGCTGTTTGCAATTGCTGTTATGTACACGCCCCACATGTCGCGCACAAACAATGTTGCTATGTACACAACTCCAATGGCAGCCACAAACAATGGAAGATCAATGAGACGCCTGCTGTAAATGTTTGGAGTGGGAAAACAGCGTTCTTGAAGAGATTCTGAGATTTTTAAGAGAAGTTTAGTGAGAGTTCACTACAAGCTCACTTCCGGCATACCAAAGGATTGGTGAAAATATCAAGTCGGTTGTTTGTTGCAGTTTTTGTGCCCGACTTTAAAGCCGCCAAGCGGAAGTGAACAACCACGTGTTTATTTAAATCTTCGATGCTTTAGGCTCACTGAAGTTATTTCGAGCTTTGGTGAGAGCGTTAATAAATGCCAAGCCCTGACATGGAATTTGCAAGAGAAGGAACAGGAGTAAGTTTCGAAGTACCGCCAAGAGTGACATGGAATTAGTACACAGGAAGATCGGAGGATCcaaaggaaaagaagacagagtCTTTTGTGGTATGGACTTCGACAAGAGAAATGTCCAAAGCTGAACATGTatgctaaaatgtttgtttggggttttttgaaAGTCAAATTAATTACCTTAAATCAGCATTTTAAACAAGCGACTCAGATAGTTCAACCAATGCATGAGAGAAATGTTCACTGGAAAGGGGTGCgttaaataacaataacaacatttgTGTAGGTCGTTTCATCTCAAATggctttttacaaaaaataaaaaaacaaaatataaatggaAGAATGAGGATGTGATCGTCTTGTGTAGTAAAAGGGTATTGGATGCTTCGGTGAATGTCGGGTAGCAAAGTAGGTGTTAGTTCCGGGTAGTAATGTCGGGATGGTGGAGTCCGTGTAGCTAAGAGGATTGttggaaaatatttatgaacttttgttctttttcttaacctaacacctttcttccttttttttttcttttgttctttctttcaacttgCTTCATGGACATGAAAACGTTAAATAGGTCATTAGCCTTAAACTGTTGCCAATGGTTTTCTGAAGGAAAACATCGTCCACAGAAATGCCAGGCTGGCCTGTAGGGTGGTAACGAGCATGCCATACAATGACACTGGGTGCTCCACAGTCTCGGCGTTTGAAGGCCTGAAGGCtcgtctgtttgtttgctgttgatCGTGCTAGAAGCGAGTCGCCCATCGCCGCTCTGTTTTGCACATGCGCGGGAATCTTCCAAGACGGCGTGGCGCGGTGTTAGCGCAGGAAGCCGCGACTTGTGGGCGTGATCCTCCGTTTGATACACACGGAACAGCGCGTAACCTAATGAAAGCACCTGCCGTTAAAATACCACTAGCGCCACCTGGCGGATATGAAGTAGGGGTTGCGGGCAGCAGCCGGCCAGGAACATGTAAGCAGGCATCAGACGTGCTGATACACTTTTCTCTTTGCTTGTCTTGTTCacctgacacacaaacacacacactgcctgTCACCTCTCCCCACCCTTTATTTTCCCGTTTTCTCGGCACCACCTTAAAATCAATCACTAGTTAAACCTGAAGCTAGACTAAATCCACAAAAAAGcgaaagcaaaaagaaaaaaaaatctccccgTTTTCTTTCCTGTTGCAATATTCCGTCTGTCTGCTTCCCCTTCCACGAGCCCCTCCCCAATACCTCCGTGTCCCACTCAGTGATGTCACAAACATTCTCGAAGTGGAGGTCCTCGACGTCTGTAACGATCTGTGCATTCTTTTGTGGTCGGGGCTGAATTCTTTCTCCCTCGGTGGTCATCAGCATAACTGGTCCCTTAGGACCAAAAGGCTTCGAACCACCAGTGAACTCACGTCAGGTCTGACCTCTCCTTTTTAACATCGACTAGCGCTGGCCTCTTAAACTTCTTGTCTTTCTCCATCACAAGGCAAGAGGTCCGAAGGATGCAGTTTTTAAAGTCCGTTACACTGTGTAGATGTAGTGTACAAAAAAACTTAGAAGTTCGTTTAATTTACCGTGTGTGCCGGGCTCAGATTTCACGAAGCTTACAGCAACTGTTGTTGCTGGCACGGAGCAACAACAAACCAACCTAAAGCAATTTTGGCAAGTGTCATTGGGAATGGGGGTAACTTCCTTTCCTGACATTTTTGCTGTCGTCGTTCCCTGTCGTGACCGTTGaaacatatttatgtttaaaagatGGAATTTAACCACTGCAAACTTCAGACTTTCCCTGTATCTGAACCAGATCCACACACGTCAGTTCCGAAGTCGCTCAAACTGATTCTTGACCGAACGGCCCTGTGTTTACTTTTTGCACCGTTCGTTTGTCAGTCTGGCCCCAGAATATCTACAGTTCTCATTCAGCAACTTACAATTTCTTCCGAAAGTTCATCCATCAAGGTAAAGTCATACAAGGGGTACGTTTATGCTGTAATGACAACAACCAACATGAGACCTGAGAATGTATTTTCATCGGGCGCATCCATATTGAAACAGGCGTCAACGATCTGTCCTGGCTGTGTACATGTTTGATGTCTCGCACCTTCCGAGCGCAAGTAGTTTACTCCATAATATTTCGGAAGATTGATGTCTATAACCCGATAGtttaaacagtaaaattattGTTGACACTAATGGATGTTTAGTTGATTTTTCACTACTGATGAATGGAGGCAGCGAGTGAGTGAAAGAACTGATCTTCAACACTTCCCAATGTCCTCCATACCTCAGTCGATCTATTTTTTGAGGCATcactctcactttctttccataCCTCGCTTCCTAGGCACGCACTTAGTCCCTCCCAAAGACTTCAATAATCTTTGTGGTCCTTCCGCCTTCTGACAGACCGTCACGTACTTTAGCGACTCCTTTACAAAAGAGCGTACATCGTGCGCTTCTCGTGCCTCCTGcctctttttttcagttaaaaagaCACACCCacgagaaaaaaacaaacaaacaaaaaagacacagGCACAAGAAGACCACGAGACACGCTCTTTTCTAAATCTCACGACCCACGATTTACCGATTTTCCagaatgtttttgttatgtcacacttacatttgttttatgTAACACAACAGAAAACTGTTACAAAGTAGTGTTTTGAGTGTCGAAAGCCAGAAGCTACAAAAAGTTGGCCGGCTTGTGAATGATACAGAAAGCCTAATTTATGAGTATATTTCAGAAATCACCTATATCCTGTTAAAAATGCATGTTGTTAAAAAACTCTGCAAGTATGTGTCTCTTGATTATCAAAAGGTAGACAACAACAGGTGGGGTAGGACACGAGAGGATTTTCCTTATACACATGTTtagataattaattttttcttaggTTTTGTAGATTtgcagttacaaaaaaatattcctttgaGTAAAAGAGAAGTCTTTTAAAtacttgtattttttgtatACTTTAAAATAGTTCAATTCAATATATGAGGTTAATGTGGTACACGCGTAAACAAAGGgttaaattcttaaatgttttatgGAATTCTAACATCTACAAAATGCTGTGAAAGTAGGGATTGTTAGTTTACACAGTTTCTAGTCACAAATATAGTATTTTTATGTAGCAAATTTTATCAtcttaaactaaaaatatatgcTTTTACAATTCTGCGAAAATGCATTTTTAGACAATATTTTCTTCTAGAACCTCCTGTAATAAATAGTTCTTTAGTAAAACATATTGCAACAATATAAATATGCGTTCGTTTAAAATAAACCTAGAACACTGTAAAATCCAAATTGTATGTTTTGCTAAAGCAATGTAGATTATGGTTTCTAGCATACGTGCCTGCCAATAAtactcttcctctttttttctaaagcacTGGGAAAccaaaaataattctaaatttACCAATGCCGAAAACTTTTGACCTCAGCAACCTATATATTCAACTAGTTTTCTCCTGAGCAGCAAATTCACTTACCTGTTAGAAGAACGCAGCCAAAAACTGCCAGGTAAAAATGCATGTTGTGAATCATTAGACACAGAGGTGGAGATGTCGGCAGTTCCCTGTCGGTGGTCAGGCAAGTCACGGCCTGCTACCTGTCCTTCGTGACAATTGCTTTTTCTCACGAAGATTCGACCAGGACTTCACCTGTAGTGCCCTCAGCCTCAGTCGTGAGCAATGAATCAACTTCCTATCAGAGGCGACAGCTGGAAGAGGGTAGGGGGCTACTCCTGCTTGAGTTTGAcctcaactttttttctgccaaTGTGATCTGAGGCTTCAGGTAATATTCTACACTCTTGTCAAATGTGACTCCTTTGCTACACACCTcccaccaaaataaataaataaaaattattcagaGTAAGACTGGAAGATGCGTGTATTA
Coding sequences within:
- the LOC112574551 gene encoding mucin-13-like isoform X1 gives rise to the protein MIHNMHFYLAVFGCVLLTGTAGQVTLRDDLERTKSPFDVPEDVLFESATREDVEVVTSFALRQDALQANDVMPDARSGANSVSPVLQAAPVPCDVISNSGCQVSGFERCLEPGYCGCLNGYLRQPDTGNCVAAQFFQGEISFVDRFSEKLLDKNGQDFKNLANAVRQVVMKALISQGTRGVLDVYVTSISRNLNTKRVTVKWELAVTSAFNPKREDLMAAYNKGIVDAAYVDTTDSLIKITDTSLVLGNNGTMATFLQPIMEFSHCVDKNHNYCAANADCFHSLASFQCACRAGFDDVSPAVSITPGETCIESCGCENNGTCQRDGTGSTKCRCPDWYLGSTCGVNGKDVLIICCSVIGCLIILTVILCVFCFCTSCSKDRCALCRKSSRSSTVGVGSLDTSVVKLPRVWMEGPRPYEMPPRDMRRWSYVSEPVRYVDEYMMDDYVHAETLPLPRSQDAKKKYYAAYQVGGTLNHGYSSSTLSARPMPRH
- the LOC112574551 gene encoding mucin-13-like isoform X2 encodes the protein MIHNMHFYLAVFGCVLLTGTAGQVTLRDDLERTKSPFDVPEDVLFESATREDVEVVTSFALRQDALQANDVMPDARSGANSVSPVLQAAPVPCDVISNSGCQVSGFERCLEPGYCGCLNGYLRQPDTGNCVAAQFFQGEISFVDRFSEKLLDKNGQDFKNLANAVRQVVMKALISQGTRGVLDVYVTSISRNLNTKRVTVKWELAVTSAFNPKREDLMAAYNKGIVDAAYVDTTDSLIKITDTSLVLGNNGTMATFLQPIMEFSHCVDKNHNYCAANADCFHSLASFQCACRAGFDDVSPAVSITPGETCIESCGCENNGTCQRDGTGSTKCRCPDWYLGSTCGVNGKDVLIICCSVIGCLIILTVILCVFCFCTSCSKDRKSSRSSTVGVGSLDTSVVKLPRVWMEGPRPYEMPPRDMRRWSYVSEPVRYVDEYMMDDYVHAETLPLPRSQDAKKKYYAAYQVGGTLNHGYSSSTLSARPMPRH